The Couchioplanes caeruleus nucleotide sequence CTCCACGACGGACAGGGCGAGCGACTGCGCCTCGGAGCTGATCGCGTCCTCGGCGTGCAGCACGAGGGCGTTGCCCACGGTGTGCTGGACGACCCCGCCGGGGCCGCCCTTGCCGCCGCGGAGCAGGCTGCGGATGCCGGTTGCCATGACGATCTACCTCCCTGAGCCGCCGGCGACGGCGGCTCGGCTCAGCAACGGTCCCTGCGGCAGGGCCGCCAGCAGGCTCCGGGGGAACGGGACGAGACCGGCTCTGTCCAGCTTCAGCGCCGAGACGGTCTGCTGGTCCGCGAGGGGGTACGCGACCCCTTCATCGGAGATGAGTGAGGCCTCGACGCGGATCTGCGACGCCTGCGGGACGGGCGCCACCACCATGCCGGTGGCCGGGCGGACGTACACGTAGGGCTTGCCCTGGTCGGTCACCGCCGACCAGGCCCGGGTGGTCAGGACCGGCATGCTCGCGACGACGTCCTTCGCGACGGGCTGCTGGCGCAGGCAGAGCACCCGGTCGCCGGCATCCTGCCAGCGCAGGGTGGCGAGGTCGGGCAGCCGGTCGGTCAGCGACCGGTCCGCCGACCGCGGGGCGTCCACGATGGCCGCCGCGTCCACGTCGACCGGCCGGCCGCCGCGGTCGGCGTCGGCGAGGAGGAATTCCGTACGGCTCATCGGCGCCAGCCCGTCGCGGCGCAGCACGAACAACTGCTCGTCGCCCACGGCGGGGCGCTGCCGGAACAGGGTGCCGACCGGGTAGCGCTTCCCGTCGACCTCGGGTCCGTCCGACCCGGCGCCCTCGATCTTCGCGGGGCCGAGGGCCGGGCCGTCCAGCAGCCAGTCGAGCCACATCTGCGGCGCGCGGGTGGGCCGTACGTTCGCCGCACCCAGCGCCACGAGCACGGCGTCGTCCTTCACGAGGAACTTGCGGCCCAGCGCGATCAGGTACGTCCGCCCGCCGCCGCGGACCACGCTGAACCGGTCGGCCGGCAGCGGCTCGGAGGGCGCGCGCGGGTCCAGGTCGACCCCGAGGCCGTCGACCGGGTCCTCGACCACCGAGCCGGGCAGGCAGGTGAGCCAGGGGCCGGTCACCAGGTCCTTGGCCGCCGGTACGGTCTGCGGCGCGTTCGCGATACCGATGGCCGGCCCGCGCGGGATGTCCTTCAGCGAGTTCTGTGAGATCAGCTTGACCTTGGCCGACGCGCCCTGCACCAGCATCGCCGAGGTGAGGTTCGGGGTGGGACGCAGCATGCCGTCGAGGTAGACGTACCGGTTGCCGCTCTCCTTCTCCACGAGGATCGCGCCGGCCTGCCGGAACGCCTTGCTGCCGCCGGGGACGATCCAGCCGTAGACGGCGAAGCCGCCCGCCACCAGCACCACGACGAGGATGCCCAGCAGGACGCCGGTCAGCGCCCGGCGGCCCGGGATCTCCGCGCTGGTCGGGTCGCCCTCGACGAGGGCGGAGCTGAGGCGGCCCATCATGAAGGTGTGTGCGTGGACGTGGTCGCGCTGGGTCTGCATGCCGGCCTACCCGAACAGCCCGCGGGCCCACGCGTACGTGCCCATGACCTGCGCCAGCACCGGCAGGACCGCCACGCCCGTCGCGACGTCGAGGAACGTGGCCGAGTACTCCCAGAACGGCAGCAGCCGGCGCGGCCACGGGCGCAGCGCGGCCAGCACGAGCGGGACGATCGCCGCGAGCAGGCCGCCCAGCAGCGCGTACCGCCAGCCCGGCGTCAGCAGATCGGAGAATTTCATGATGACCATGAGGTAGCCGACGGTACCGGCGACGACGAGCGCGATCCGTTGCCACAGACCGAAGAAGGTACGGGCGCGCAACAGGATTGCACTGGATACCACCAGCACCAGCGTCCAGCCCGACCACCCCGCCACCTGCATGGTGAAGAAGAACATGACCGGCAGCACGAACGCCGACGAGCACATCGCCACGGTCAGGTACGTGTCCGCGTGGTCGGCCCGTTCCCGGACCTGGTCGGAGGGGACCGGCTCGATGTCGTACGACATGTCCTCACCGGTCTTGGGCAGTTGCGGGCCCCGCAGCCGGGACAGCTTCACCGCCACCCGGGGCGCCAGCACGATGACCGCGAAGACGAGGGCGACCGCGGTGGCGGCGGTGCGCTGCGTCGTCATCGCCGAGCCGGTGCGCAGCAGCAGCA carries:
- the eccB gene encoding type VII secretion protein EccB — its product is MQTQRDHVHAHTFMMGRLSSALVEGDPTSAEIPGRRALTGVLLGILVVVLVAGGFAVYGWIVPGGSKAFRQAGAILVEKESGNRYVYLDGMLRPTPNLTSAMLVQGASAKVKLISQNSLKDIPRGPAIGIANAPQTVPAAKDLVTGPWLTCLPGSVVEDPVDGLGVDLDPRAPSEPLPADRFSVVRGGGRTYLIALGRKFLVKDDAVLVALGAANVRPTRAPQMWLDWLLDGPALGPAKIEGAGSDGPEVDGKRYPVGTLFRQRPAVGDEQLFVLRRDGLAPMSRTEFLLADADRGGRPVDVDAAAIVDAPRSADRSLTDRLPDLATLRWQDAGDRVLCLRQQPVAKDVVASMPVLTTRAWSAVTDQGKPYVYVRPATGMVVAPVPQASQIRVEASLISDEGVAYPLADQQTVSALKLDRAGLVPFPRSLLAALPQGPLLSRAAVAGGSGR